The proteins below are encoded in one region of Mycolicibacterium neworleansense:
- a CDS encoding ribose-phosphate diphosphokinase translates to MATDWTDNRKNLMLFSGRAHPELAEQVAKELGIEVTAQTARDFANGEIFVRFDESVRGCDAFVLQSHPAPLNQWLMEQLIMIDALKRGSAKRITAILPFYPYARQDKKHRGREPISARLVADLLKTAGADRIVSVDLHTDQIQGFFDGPVDHMRAQSLLCGYIGDKYSDTDMVVVSPDSGRVRVAEKWADALGGVPLAFIHKTRDPLVPNQVKANRVVGEVEGKTCILTDDMIDTGGTIAGAVKLLREDGAKDVVIAATHGVLSEPAAQRLAECGAREVIVTNTLPITEDKQFDQLTVLSIAPLLASTIRAVFENGSVTGLFDGSA, encoded by the coding sequence GTGGCCACGGACTGGACCGACAATCGAAAAAACCTGATGCTGTTCTCGGGGCGCGCGCACCCCGAGCTGGCGGAGCAGGTCGCCAAGGAACTCGGTATCGAGGTCACCGCGCAGACCGCCCGCGACTTCGCCAACGGCGAGATCTTCGTCCGGTTCGATGAGTCCGTGCGCGGTTGCGACGCGTTCGTTCTGCAATCGCACCCGGCTCCGCTCAACCAGTGGTTGATGGAGCAGCTCATCATGATCGACGCACTCAAGCGTGGCAGCGCCAAGCGGATCACCGCGATCCTGCCGTTCTATCCGTATGCGCGCCAAGACAAGAAGCACCGTGGCCGCGAACCCATCTCGGCCCGCCTGGTCGCCGATCTGCTCAAGACCGCCGGCGCCGACCGCATCGTCTCGGTCGACCTGCACACCGACCAGATCCAGGGCTTCTTCGACGGCCCCGTGGACCACATGCGGGCGCAGTCGCTGCTGTGCGGCTACATCGGCGACAAGTACTCCGACACCGACATGGTTGTCGTCTCCCCCGACTCGGGCCGCGTCCGCGTCGCCGAGAAGTGGGCCGACGCCCTGGGTGGCGTGCCGCTGGCCTTCATCCACAAGACCCGTGACCCGTTGGTGCCCAACCAGGTCAAGGCCAACCGTGTCGTCGGCGAGGTCGAGGGCAAGACCTGCATCCTGACCGACGACATGATCGACACCGGCGGCACCATCGCCGGAGCGGTCAAGCTGCTGCGTGAGGACGGCGCCAAGGATGTGGTGATCGCCGCCACCCACGGTGTGCTGTCCGAGCCGGCCGCCCAGCGTCTGGCCGAATGCGGTGCCCGCGAGGTCATCGTCACCAACACCCTGCCGATCACCGAGGACAAGCAGTTCGATCAGCTGACCGTGCTGTCGATCGCACCGCTGCTGGCCAGCACCATCCGCGCCGTGTTCGAGAACGGTTCGGTGACCGGGCTGTTCGACGGGTCCGCCTAG
- a CDS encoding ArsR/SmtB family transcription factor, which produces MHENASPVQVFAALADDSRWQVLVALGRRPASASALAEELPISRQAIAKHLKVLTDVGLVQAGRVGREVKYEAVGARLSEVARRLDGIAAGWERRLARIKDAAERDG; this is translated from the coding sequence ATGCATGAAAATGCCTCGCCGGTGCAGGTTTTCGCGGCGCTGGCCGACGACAGCCGGTGGCAGGTTCTCGTCGCACTCGGGCGTCGGCCCGCGTCGGCATCGGCGCTGGCCGAGGAACTCCCGATCAGCCGCCAGGCCATCGCCAAACATCTGAAAGTGCTCACCGATGTCGGCCTGGTGCAAGCCGGCCGGGTCGGGCGTGAGGTCAAATACGAGGCGGTGGGGGCCCGGCTCAGCGAGGTCGCGCGCCGCCTCGACGGTATCGCGGCCGGTTGGGAACGCCGGCTGGCCAGGATCAAGGACGCCGCCGAGCGGGACGGCTGA
- a CDS encoding TetR/AcrR family transcriptional regulator → MTGNERRQQLIEIAKSLFAERGYEGTSIEEIAQRANVSKPVVYEHFGGKEGLYAVVVDREMSALLDGITSSLTNNRSRVRVERVALALLTYVEEHTDGFRILIRDSPAAITSGTYATLLNDAVNQVSSILAGDFSRRGLDPDLAPLYAQALVGSVSMTAQWWLDVREPKKEVVAAHVVNLAWNGLTHLESDPVLHEE, encoded by the coding sequence ATGACCGGCAATGAACGGCGACAACAGCTCATCGAGATCGCCAAGTCGCTGTTTGCCGAGCGGGGCTACGAGGGAACCTCGATCGAGGAGATCGCCCAGCGCGCCAACGTCTCGAAACCCGTGGTCTACGAGCATTTCGGGGGCAAAGAGGGGCTGTACGCCGTGGTCGTCGACCGCGAGATGTCGGCCCTGCTGGACGGCATCACCTCGTCGCTGACCAACAACCGGTCGCGGGTGCGGGTCGAGCGGGTGGCGCTGGCACTGCTGACCTACGTCGAGGAACACACCGACGGCTTCCGCATCCTGATCCGCGACTCGCCGGCGGCGATCACCTCGGGGACGTACGCCACGTTGCTCAACGACGCGGTCAATCAGGTGTCCTCGATCCTGGCCGGGGACTTCTCCCGCCGCGGGCTCGATCCCGACCTCGCGCCGCTGTATGCGCAGGCACTGGTCGGATCGGTGTCGATGACCGCGCAGTGGTGGCTCGACGTCCGCGAGCCCAAGAAAGAAGTGGTCGCCGCGCACGTGGTCAACCTGGCCTGGAACGGGCTGACCCACCTGGAGTCCGACCCCGTCCTGCACGAGGAGTAG
- the mfd gene encoding transcription-repair coupling factor: protein MTAPGHNHVQTPIAGLVELALTDPSLQDVLRRAADRPADLALVGPPSARVLVAAGLAQQGPLLVVAATGREADDLTAELRGVIGDAVALFPSWETLPHERLSPGVETVGARLLLLRRLAHPEDTTLGSPLRVVVTTTRSLLQPMAPDVVSTEPVTFTVGAEAEFDAVIARLVDLAYTRVDMVGKRGEFAVRGGILDVFPPTAEHPVRIEFWGDEISEMRMFSIADQRSIPEIPVQNVVAVPCRELLMTADVRERAAVLAAEHPTHENSVPGSVPDMLAKLAEGIPVDGMEALLPLLHPVQPTTLTHHLPEGAPVLLCDPEKVRTRAADLIKTGQEFLEASWSTAAVGGDAPIDIEALGASGFVPFEQAHEDAVAGGHPWWTLSQLPDGRATELDLRPSPSARSQQSLEEIFAMLRAHVATGGYAAVVTPGTGTAHRVVEQLGDSDTPAGMLEPGATPKAGVVGVLKGPLHDGLILPGANLVIITETDLTGNRVTASEGKRLAAKRRNVVDPLALTAGDLVVHDQHGIGKFVEMTERVVGGARREYLVLEYASSKRGGGSDRLYVPMDSLDQLSRYVGGEAPSLSKLGGSDWANTKTKARKAVREIASELVALYAKRQSAPGHAFGPDTPWQNEMEDAFGFTETMDQLTAITEVKSDMEKPVPMDRVICGDVGYGKTEIAVRAAFKAVQDGKQVAVLVPTTLLADQHLQTFTNRMAGFPVTVKGLSRFTDPAESRATMEGMADGSVDVVIGTHRLLQTGVTWKDLGLIIVDEEQRFGVEHKEHIKSMRTHVDVLTMSATPIPRTLEMSLAGIREMSTILTPPEERYPVLTYVGPHDDKQVAAALRRELLRDGQAFYIHNRVRTIDHAAARIRQLVPEARVVVAHGQMNEETLEKTVEGFWNREYDILVCTTIVETGLDISNANTLIVERADTFGLSQLHQLRGRVGRSRERGYAYFLYPPNSPLTETAYDRLATIAQNNELGAGMAVAMKDLEIRGAGNVLGVEQSGHVAGVGFDLYVRLVGEAVEAYRAAADGKTVATAEEPKEVRVDLPVDAHLPPEYIGSDRLRLEGYRRLAAASDEDAIRAVVDELVDRYGPLPVEAQRLVAVARLRLLCREYGITEIGAVSASTVKLSPMVLPDSAQLRLKRMYPGGHYRATTSTVQVPLPRAGEGVGSPRIRDLELVQWVAGLILVLNGQTQGTFDITAGLNSPE, encoded by the coding sequence ATGACCGCACCGGGGCACAACCATGTCCAGACCCCGATTGCGGGTCTCGTCGAGCTGGCATTAACCGATCCGTCTCTGCAGGACGTACTTCGTCGCGCCGCCGACCGGCCCGCCGATCTCGCGCTCGTCGGGCCGCCCAGCGCCCGCGTGCTGGTGGCTGCCGGGCTGGCTCAGCAGGGCCCGTTGCTGGTGGTCGCCGCCACCGGCCGCGAGGCCGACGATCTGACCGCCGAACTGCGCGGCGTGATCGGCGACGCCGTGGCCTTGTTCCCGTCGTGGGAGACGCTGCCGCACGAGCGGTTGTCCCCGGGCGTCGAGACGGTCGGCGCCCGGCTGTTGCTGCTGCGCCGGCTGGCCCATCCCGAGGACACCACCCTGGGATCGCCGCTGCGGGTCGTCGTCACCACCACGCGATCGTTGCTGCAGCCGATGGCCCCCGATGTGGTGAGCACCGAGCCGGTCACGTTCACCGTCGGCGCCGAGGCCGAGTTCGACGCGGTCATCGCCCGGCTCGTCGACCTGGCGTACACGCGTGTCGACATGGTCGGCAAACGCGGGGAGTTCGCCGTGCGCGGCGGCATCCTCGACGTCTTCCCCCCGACCGCCGAGCACCCGGTGCGTATCGAGTTCTGGGGTGACGAGATCTCCGAGATGCGGATGTTCTCGATCGCCGACCAGCGTTCGATTCCAGAGATCCCGGTGCAGAACGTGGTCGCCGTGCCGTGCCGCGAACTGCTGATGACCGCCGATGTGCGTGAGCGTGCCGCCGTGCTCGCCGCCGAGCACCCCACCCACGAGAACAGCGTGCCCGGCAGCGTGCCCGACATGCTGGCCAAACTCGCCGAGGGCATCCCGGTCGACGGCATGGAGGCGCTGCTGCCGCTGCTGCATCCGGTGCAGCCGACGACGCTGACCCACCACCTGCCCGAGGGCGCCCCGGTGCTGTTGTGCGACCCGGAGAAGGTGCGCACCCGGGCGGCCGACCTGATCAAGACGGGGCAGGAATTCCTGGAGGCCTCGTGGTCGACGGCCGCTGTCGGCGGGGATGCGCCCATCGACATCGAGGCGCTGGGTGCGTCCGGATTCGTCCCGTTCGAGCAGGCACATGAGGATGCCGTGGCCGGCGGGCATCCGTGGTGGACGCTGAGCCAGCTGCCCGACGGCAGGGCCACCGAACTCGATCTGCGGCCGTCGCCCTCGGCGCGCAGTCAGCAGAGCCTCGAAGAGATCTTCGCGATGCTGCGCGCCCACGTCGCCACCGGCGGGTACGCCGCGGTGGTCACCCCGGGCACCGGTACCGCGCACCGAGTGGTGGAACAGCTCGGCGATTCCGATACGCCCGCAGGGATGTTGGAGCCCGGCGCGACACCCAAGGCCGGCGTGGTCGGGGTGCTCAAGGGGCCGTTGCACGACGGTCTGATCCTGCCCGGGGCCAACCTCGTCATCATCACCGAGACCGATCTGACCGGTAACCGGGTGACGGCTTCTGAGGGCAAAAGGCTTGCGGCCAAACGGCGTAACGTCGTCGATCCGCTGGCGCTGACCGCCGGGGATCTGGTGGTGCACGATCAGCACGGCATCGGCAAGTTCGTCGAGATGACCGAGCGGGTGGTCGGCGGCGCCCGTCGTGAGTACCTGGTGCTCGAGTACGCCTCGTCCAAGCGGGGCGGGGGGTCGGACCGGCTGTATGTGCCGATGGACTCGCTGGACCAGCTCTCCCGGTACGTCGGCGGTGAGGCGCCGTCGCTGTCCAAGCTCGGTGGTAGCGACTGGGCCAACACGAAAACCAAGGCCCGCAAGGCCGTTCGTGAAATCGCCAGTGAACTGGTGGCGCTGTACGCCAAACGCCAGTCGGCACCCGGGCACGCGTTCGGCCCGGACACTCCATGGCAGAACGAGATGGAGGACGCGTTCGGCTTCACCGAGACCATGGATCAGTTGACCGCGATCACCGAGGTCAAATCCGATATGGAGAAGCCGGTTCCGATGGACCGGGTGATCTGCGGCGACGTGGGTTACGGCAAGACCGAGATCGCAGTGCGGGCAGCGTTCAAGGCCGTGCAGGACGGTAAGCAGGTCGCGGTACTGGTGCCGACGACGCTGCTGGCCGATCAGCATCTGCAGACCTTCACCAACCGCATGGCGGGTTTCCCGGTGACGGTCAAGGGGTTGTCGCGGTTCACCGATCCGGCCGAGTCGCGGGCCACGATGGAAGGCATGGCCGACGGGTCGGTCGACGTGGTGATCGGCACGCACCGGCTGCTGCAGACCGGGGTGACGTGGAAAGACCTGGGCCTCATCATTGTTGACGAGGAACAGCGCTTCGGCGTCGAGCACAAAGAACACATCAAGTCGATGCGCACGCACGTGGACGTGCTCACCATGAGCGCCACCCCGATCCCGCGCACGCTGGAGATGAGCCTGGCCGGCATCAGAGAGATGTCGACGATCCTCACCCCGCCGGAGGAGCGCTACCCGGTGCTGACCTACGTCGGCCCGCATGACGACAAGCAGGTGGCCGCGGCGTTGCGCCGTGAGCTGCTGCGGGACGGGCAGGCGTTCTACATCCACAACCGGGTGCGCACCATCGATCATGCGGCTGCGCGGATCCGTCAGCTGGTGCCCGAGGCGCGCGTCGTCGTCGCGCACGGGCAGATGAACGAGGAGACGCTGGAGAAGACCGTCGAGGGCTTCTGGAACCGGGAGTACGACATCCTGGTGTGCACCACGATCGTCGAGACCGGCCTGGACATCTCCAACGCCAACACGTTGATCGTCGAGCGGGCCGACACCTTCGGCCTGTCGCAGCTGCATCAGCTGCGTGGCCGGGTGGGCCGCAGTCGTGAGCGTGGCTACGCGTACTTCCTGTACCCGCCCAATTCACCGCTGACCGAGACGGCGTATGACCGGTTGGCCACGATCGCCCAGAACAACGAGCTCGGCGCCGGTATGGCCGTGGCCATGAAGGACCTGGAGATCCGCGGCGCCGGCAACGTGCTGGGCGTCGAGCAGTCCGGGCACGTGGCAGGTGTTGGCTTCGACCTGTACGTCCGGTTGGTCGGCGAGGCCGTCGAGGCCTACCGGGCCGCAGCTGACGGGAAAACCGTTGCCACAGCGGAAGAACCGAAGGAGGTGCGGGTCGATCTGCCGGTCGACGCACACCTGCCTCCGGAGTACATCGGCAGCGACCGGCTGCGGCTGGAAGGCTACCGTCGGCTGGCCGCCGCCTCGGACGAGGACGCGATCCGCGCCGTCGTGGACGAGCTCGTCGACCGCTACGGTCCGTTGCCGGTCGAGGCGCAGCGTCTGGTGGCGGTGGCCCGGCTGCGACTGCTGTGCCGCGAGTACGGCATCACCGAGATCGGCGCCGTCTCCGCCTCGACGGTGAAGCTGTCTCCGATGGTGCTGCCGGACTCCGCCCAGCTGAGGCTCAAGCGGATGTACCCGGGCGGGCACTATCGGGCGACGACGTCGACCGTGCAGGTGCCCCTGCCGCGTGCCGGTGAGGGTGTCGGGTCACCGCGCATTCGCGATCTTGAATTGGTGCAGTGGGTGGCCGGACTGATCCTGGTGCTCAACGGCCAGACACAGGGCACATTCGACATCACCGCGGGACTGAATTCTCCGGAATAA
- the arsC gene encoding arsenate reductase (glutaredoxin) (This arsenate reductase requires both glutathione and glutaredoxin to convert arsenate to arsenite, after which the efflux transporter formed by ArsA and ArsB can extrude the arsenite from the cell, providing resistance.), which produces MAASDGRPAAVIYHNPKCSTSRKTLDLLRENGIEPEVVQYLKTPPTRDEIKQLIADAGIDVRTAVRKRESLYTELGLADASDDELLDAMAEHPILIERPFVVTDNGTRLARPIDSVREIL; this is translated from the coding sequence ATGGCTGCATCCGATGGGCGGCCCGCCGCCGTCATCTACCACAACCCGAAATGCTCGACCTCTCGCAAGACCCTGGATCTGTTGCGCGAGAACGGGATCGAACCCGAGGTGGTGCAGTACCTCAAGACGCCGCCGACGCGTGACGAGATCAAGCAACTGATCGCCGACGCCGGGATCGACGTGCGGACCGCGGTGCGCAAGCGCGAATCCCTCTACACCGAGCTCGGTTTGGCCGACGCGTCCGACGACGAACTGCTCGATGCGATGGCGGAGCACCCCATCCTGATCGAGCGCCCGTTCGTCGTCACCGACAACGGCACCCGGTTGGCCCGGCCGATCGATTCGGTACGCGAGATTCTGTGA
- a CDS encoding LpqN/LpqT family lipoprotein: protein MKRLLATAGALAVLVTGCGAETPDYKSIWTTSATTPAAPADNQPVPLWQYLEDSGVVGEPIAPEKIPHLTVTMPTPAGWHTYNNPNLAPGTRMIAKGDTYPTAMMLAFKLHGEFDVPKALKEHGYADAQLSENFKQLNASNADWKGFPSAMIEGSYDLNGKRMQSYNRVVIANDGLQPPQRYLVQLTVTTYAEEAAAQGPDIESIIAGFNIAKK, encoded by the coding sequence GTGAAGCGGCTGCTCGCCACGGCCGGCGCGCTGGCGGTCCTGGTCACCGGCTGCGGCGCCGAAACGCCTGACTACAAGTCGATCTGGACGACGAGTGCGACCACACCGGCCGCCCCGGCCGACAACCAGCCGGTGCCGCTGTGGCAGTACCTGGAGGACTCCGGTGTGGTCGGCGAGCCCATCGCACCGGAGAAGATCCCGCACCTGACCGTCACCATGCCGACCCCTGCCGGCTGGCACACCTACAACAACCCCAACCTGGCCCCGGGTACCCGGATGATCGCCAAGGGTGACACCTATCCCACCGCGATGATGCTGGCGTTCAAGCTGCACGGGGAATTCGACGTGCCCAAGGCGCTGAAGGAACACGGCTACGCCGACGCCCAGCTCTCGGAGAACTTCAAGCAGCTCAACGCATCCAACGCGGACTGGAAGGGCTTCCCCTCGGCGATGATCGAGGGCAGCTACGACCTCAACGGCAAGCGCATGCAGAGCTACAACCGCGTCGTCATCGCGAACGACGGGCTGCAGCCCCCGCAGCGGTATCTCGTCCAGCTGACCGTGACGACCTACGCCGAGGAAGCCGCGGCGCAGGGACCCGACATCGAGTCGATCATCGCGGGCTTCAACATCGCCAAGAAGTGA
- the lysA gene encoding diaminopimelate decarboxylase — translation MTLLDILPSLRGTTRPRLDPNIWPLTTGVDEQGRITVGRVPLADIADEYRTPAYVLDETDFRTRARRYRAALGQAEVVYAGKSLLTTAVARWVAEEGLGIDVCSAAELATALAGGVDPARIVMHGNAKSCDELRDAIDVGVGRIVIDSPMEITYLAGLARRPQPVLIRVTPDIDIHGHRAVTTGVTDQKFGFALADRRAARAAARILATPNLDLVGLHCHIGSQITDPAPYGEAVHRLIGAMADVRAEHGLVLTELNIGGGHGVPYVRGDAALDVGALAAVVDDALTAACAAERFPRPRLVVEPGRAISARAGVTLYRVCGVKTQPGGRTFVAVDGGMTDNPRVALYGAKYTVALANRHPLGPTMVATVVGRHCEAGDEIVHDVELPADIHAGDLLAVACTGAYQHSMASTYNMVGRPPVVSVRDGASRVLVRRETTADLLSRDLG, via the coding sequence ATGACATTGCTGGACATCCTGCCCTCCCTTCGCGGCACCACCCGACCGCGACTCGATCCCAACATCTGGCCGCTGACCACGGGGGTCGACGAGCAGGGCCGGATCACCGTCGGCCGGGTGCCGCTGGCCGACATCGCCGACGAGTACCGCACCCCGGCCTATGTGCTCGACGAGACCGATTTCCGGACCCGCGCCCGGCGATACCGCGCGGCCCTGGGGCAGGCCGAGGTGGTCTATGCGGGCAAGTCGTTGCTGACCACCGCGGTCGCCCGCTGGGTTGCCGAGGAAGGCCTGGGCATCGACGTGTGCTCGGCGGCGGAGCTGGCGACCGCGCTGGCCGGCGGGGTCGACCCGGCGCGCATCGTGATGCACGGCAACGCCAAGTCGTGTGACGAGCTGCGCGACGCGATCGACGTCGGGGTGGGCCGCATCGTGATCGACTCCCCGATGGAGATCACCTACCTGGCCGGGCTGGCTCGTCGCCCCCAGCCGGTGCTGATCCGGGTGACGCCCGACATCGACATCCACGGCCATCGTGCGGTCACCACCGGAGTGACGGATCAGAAGTTCGGGTTCGCGCTGGCCGATCGCCGGGCTGCCCGCGCGGCCGCGCGCATTCTGGCCACCCCCAACCTCGACCTGGTCGGCCTGCACTGCCACATCGGCTCCCAGATCACCGATCCCGCGCCCTACGGCGAGGCCGTGCACCGGCTGATCGGCGCGATGGCCGACGTCCGCGCCGAACACGGTCTGGTCCTGACCGAGCTCAACATCGGTGGCGGCCATGGGGTTCCATATGTCCGCGGTGACGCGGCCCTCGACGTCGGCGCGCTGGCCGCCGTCGTCGACGACGCACTTACCGCGGCCTGCGCGGCAGAGCGGTTCCCTCGGCCACGCCTGGTCGTCGAACCCGGCCGGGCCATCAGCGCGCGGGCCGGGGTGACGCTGTACCGGGTGTGCGGGGTGAAGACCCAGCCCGGCGGACGCACGTTCGTCGCGGTGGACGGCGGCATGACCGACAACCCGCGCGTGGCCCTCTACGGCGCGAAATACACCGTGGCCCTGGCCAATCGGCATCCGCTGGGACCGACGATGGTGGCCACCGTGGTGGGCCGGCACTGTGAGGCCGGTGACGAGATCGTGCACGACGTCGAACTGCCCGCCGACATCCACGCAGGCGACCTGCTGGCCGTGGCCTGCACCGGGGCCTACCAGCACAGCATGGCCTCGACCTACAACATGGTCGGCCGCCCACCCGTGGTGTCGGTGCGCGACGGCGCCTCGCGGGTGTTGGTGCGCCGGGAGACGACCGCCGACCTGCTATCGCGGGATCTGGGCTGA
- the glmU gene encoding bifunctional UDP-N-acetylglucosamine diphosphorylase/glucosamine-1-phosphate N-acetyltransferase GlmU has protein sequence MSTTEAAVVVLAAGAGTRMRSDTPKVLHTLGGRSMLSHAVHTVANATARHLVVVLGHDRERIAPAVGELADKLGRTIDVAIQDQQLGTGHAVACGLSALPDDFTGTVVVTSGDVPLLDTDTLAGLIETHSAATAAATVLTTTVPDPTGYGRILRTQDNEVIGIVEQADATDSQRAIREVNAGVYAFDIADLRSALSRLSSNNAQQELYLTDVIAIVRQDGRTVRAMHVDDSALVAGVNDRVQLADLGAELNRRIVARHQRAGVTIIDPATTWIDVDVAIGRDTVVRPGTQLLGTTEIGAGCEIGPDSTLTDVEVGDGASVVRTHGQLAVIGAGATVGPFTYLRPGTILGADAKLGAFVETKNSTIGTGTKVPHLTYVGDADIGDHSNIGASSVFVNYDGENKHRTTIGSHVRTGSDTMFIAPVSVGDGAYTPPGALAVSDNAQRTIEGWVERKRPGSAAAEAARKAREE, from the coding sequence GTGTCCACCACCGAGGCCGCAGTCGTCGTACTGGCAGCAGGTGCCGGGACCCGAATGCGCTCGGACACCCCCAAGGTGCTGCACACCCTTGGCGGTCGCAGCATGCTGAGCCACGCCGTACACACCGTGGCCAATGCCACCGCTCGACACCTGGTGGTGGTGCTGGGCCATGACCGTGAGCGCATCGCCCCCGCGGTCGGCGAGCTGGCCGACAAGCTGGGCCGCACCATCGATGTCGCCATCCAGGACCAGCAGCTGGGCACCGGCCACGCCGTGGCCTGCGGCCTGAGCGCGCTTCCCGACGACTTCACCGGAACCGTCGTGGTGACCTCGGGTGACGTTCCCCTGCTCGACACCGACACGCTCGCCGGCCTCATCGAAACCCACTCCGCCGCGACCGCGGCCGCCACGGTGCTCACCACCACCGTGCCCGACCCCACCGGCTACGGCCGCATCCTGCGCACCCAGGACAACGAGGTCATCGGCATCGTCGAGCAGGCCGACGCCACCGACTCGCAGCGGGCGATCCGGGAAGTCAACGCCGGGGTGTACGCCTTCGACATCGCCGACCTGCGCTCGGCATTGAGCCGGCTGAGCTCGAACAACGCCCAGCAGGAGCTGTACCTCACCGACGTCATCGCCATCGTGCGCCAGGACGGCCGGACCGTGCGGGCCATGCACGTCGACGACAGCGCGCTGGTGGCCGGCGTCAACGACCGCGTGCAGCTCGCCGACCTCGGCGCCGAACTGAACCGCCGCATCGTGGCCCGCCATCAACGGGCCGGCGTAACGATCATCGACCCGGCCACCACCTGGATCGACGTCGACGTCGCCATCGGCCGCGACACCGTCGTGCGCCCCGGCACCCAGCTGCTCGGCACCACCGAGATCGGTGCCGGCTGCGAGATCGGCCCCGACTCCACGCTGACCGACGTGGAGGTCGGCGACGGCGCATCGGTGGTGCGCACGCACGGCCAGCTCGCCGTGATCGGCGCGGGCGCGACCGTCGGCCCGTTCACCTACCTGCGGCCGGGCACGATCCTCGGCGCCGACGCCAAGCTCGGCGCCTTCGTCGAGACGAAGAACTCCACGATCGGCACGGGCACCAAGGTGCCGCACCTGACCTACGTCGGCGACGCCGACATCGGCGACCACAGCAACATCGGCGCCTCCAGCGTCTTCGTCAACTACGACGGCGAGAACAAGCACCGGACCACCATCGGCTCCCACGTGCGCACCGGCTCCGACACCATGTTCATCGCGCCGGTCAGCGTCGGCGACGGCGCGTACACGCCGCCCGGCGCGCTGGCGGTCTCGGACAACGCGCAGCGCACCATCGAGGGCTGGGTGGAGCGCAAGCGCCCGGGCTCGGCCGCTGCCGAAGCCGCCCGCAAGGCCCGCGAGGAGTAG
- a CDS encoding SRPBCC domain-containing protein, producing the protein MTTDYDRIEREITIDAPAQRVWDLVSEPGWYINDERITEHRIERDGDVAIVTDPTHGKFALRTVTLDEPRYAAFRWHIDADDLNSSSTLVEFWITPAPSGVVLRVVESGFASLDEPEANRRSRFDDHSGGWPLELGLAQKYLVGAAADA; encoded by the coding sequence ATGACCACCGACTACGACCGCATCGAGCGCGAGATCACCATCGACGCACCAGCCCAACGCGTCTGGGACCTGGTGAGCGAACCGGGCTGGTACATCAACGACGAGCGCATCACCGAACACCGCATCGAGCGTGACGGCGACGTCGCCATCGTCACCGACCCCACGCACGGCAAGTTCGCGTTGCGCACCGTGACGCTCGATGAGCCGCGCTATGCGGCCTTCCGGTGGCACATCGACGCCGACGACCTGAACAGCTCGTCCACGCTCGTCGAATTCTGGATCACCCCAGCCCCATCCGGCGTGGTTCTGCGTGTCGTCGAAAGCGGGTTCGCCTCGCTCGACGAGCCCGAGGCCAACCGCCGCTCCCGGTTCGACGACCACTCCGGCGGCTGGCCGCTCGAGCTCGGCCTCGCCCAGAAGTATCTGGTGGGAGCCGCTGCCGATGCATGA